From Coffea arabica cultivar ET-39 chromosome 2e, Coffea Arabica ET-39 HiFi, whole genome shotgun sequence, the proteins below share one genomic window:
- the LOC113728716 gene encoding ATP-dependent Clp protease proteolytic subunit 6, chloroplastic gives MSPLPFVYLRRCPVLSLITSYPLSNLVEAAVVRSPVSSAASRSCIDRDCESIIRKMVASTIAAPFCSPRVSYPPRTTPYLAASSLDGLFSLRNQKRSLPSALPNPRADLSAIGLSSKTNGFLLKHEQNDPCAGSNSSYGPIEAKKGNPPIMPAVMTPGGPLDLCTVLFRNRIIFIGQPVTSQVAQQVISQLVTLATIDEDTDILMYLNCPGGSTYSVLAIYDCMSWPKVGTVCFGVAASQGALLLAGGEKGMRYAMPNARIMIHQPQSGCGGHVEDVRRQVNEAVQSRHNIDRMYASFTGQPLEKVQQYTERDRFLSVSESIAGLDVAQAKWQHGMALDMCHLAGARQCLFCNLLGTSC, from the exons ATGAGTCCTTTACCTTTCGTTTATTTGCGAAGATGCCCAGTTCTTAGTTTGATTACTTCTTATCCCCTTTCAAACCTTGTCGAGGCTGCCGTGGTACGCAGCCCCGTCTCCTCTGCTGCTTCTCGTTCCTGCATAGACAGAGACTGCGAGAGCATAATCAGAAAAATGGTGGCTTCAACAATTGCAGCTCCGTTTTGTTCACCCAGAGTCTCTTATCCACCGAGAACGACGCCGTATTTAGCTGCGTCATCCCTTGATGG ATTGTTTTCTCTTAGGAATCAGAAGCGATCTTTACCATCTGCTCTGCCCAATCCCCGTGCTGATTTATCTGCAATTG GATTATCTAGTAAAACAAACGGGTTCTTGTTAAAGCATGAGCAGAATGATCCTTGTGCTGGCTCGAATTCCAG TTATGGTCCTATAGAAGCCAAAAAAGGGAACCCTCCCATTATGCCGGCTGTAATGACACCAGGGGGACCGCTGGATCTCTGTACTGTCCTATTTAGGAATCGCATTATCTTTATTGGTCAGCCAGTTACTTCTCAGGTGGCTCAACAAGTTATATCACAGCTCGTGACTCTGGCCACTATTGATGAAGATACTGATATTTTG ATGTATCTGAACTGCCCAGGAGGGAGCACCTACTCTGTCTTGGCAATCTACGATTGCATGTCCTGG CCTAAGGTCGGTACAGTATGTTTTGGAGTTGCTGCAAGCCAAGGTGCGCTGCTGCTTGCTGGTGGAGAAAAGGGCATGCGGTATGCGATGCCAAATGCACGTATTATGATACATCAACCGCAAAGTGGATGCGGG GGACATGTGGAGGATGTAAGGCGCCAAGTGAATGAAGCAGTTCAATCTCGTCAT AATATTGACAGAATGTACGCTAGTTTTACTGGCCAACCTCTTGAGAAAGTGCAACAGTACACTGAAAGGGATCGTTTCTTATCTGTCTCTGAG AGCATAGCGGGGCTTGATGTTGCACAAGCAAAGTGGCAGCACGGCATGGCATTGGACATGTGCCATTTAGCAGGTGCCAGGCAATGCTTGTTTTGCAACCTTCTTGGAACATCTTGTTGA
- the LOC140037201 gene encoding BURP domain-containing protein BNM2A-like: MAAGLHSCIFFFHTLVVLECVCGSRARKIAEEPLNVHDHKETREMLQTTRHNLNAPIYAPDSDNLGRKHVANGVPEKLDQMSPSVSSDKDHMYELAVKVFFTDKQIKLGNRIPIYFPVVEPSARPPLLSREEADSIPFSSSQLPYLLHLFSFSQDSRQAKAMIDTLSHCEFKPATKDAKFCATSLESMLDSAREILGSKAPLKVVTTNHLTEQTSSILQNYTIQDEPRVISPARMVACHVLSYPYAVFYCHTKKDNKLLKVSLVGENGGRVDAAAVCHMDTSDWDPNHLAFRVLKTVPGGSPICHFLPENNLVWVASTPVY, translated from the exons ATGGCTGCTGGACtccattcttgcattttcttctttcaCACGTTAGTTGTCTTGGAG TGTGTTTGTGGCAGTAGAGCCAGGAAAATTGCTGAAGAACCCTTAAATGTTCATGATCATAAAGAGACGCGCGAGATGCTACAAACAACCAGGCACAACCTTAATGCTCCGATCTACGCACCAGACAGCGACAATCTCGGCCGCAAGCATGTAGCAAATGGAGTGCCGGAAAAGCTTGATCAAATGAGTCCATCTGTGTCGTCGGATAAAGATCATATGTACGAGCTTGCAGTAAAGGTTTTCTTCACCGACAAACAGATCAAACTTGGGAACAGGATTCCAATCTATTTCCCCGTCGTAGAGCCTTCTGCCAGACCCCCTCTACTGTCTAGAGAAGAAGCTGATTCCATTCCGTTTTCATCGTCCCAACTGCCGTATCTTCTccatctcttttccttttcccaaGACTCCCGCCAAGCCAAAGCGATGATAGATACACTGAGCCACTGCGAATTCAAACCAGCGACAAAGGACGCCAAGTTTTGCGCAACGTCCCTGGAATCCATGCTTGACTCTGCACGTGAGATCCTGGGATCAAAAGCCCCACTGAAAGTTGTAACTACGAATCACCTAACAGAACAAACCTCTAGCATATTGCAGAACTATACAATCCAGGATGAACCCCGAGTGATCTCGCCTGCCAGAATGGTAGCATGTCATGTTCTGTCTTACCCTTACGCAGTCTTCTACTGCCATACTAAAAAGGATAACAAGCTTCTCAAGGTTTCGCTTGTGGGCGAGAATGGAGGAAGAGTGGATGCTGCAGCTGTTTGTCATATGGATACCTCGGATTGGGACCCTAATCATTTAGCATTTCGTGTCCTGAAAACTGTGCCCGGAGGCTCTCCTATTTGCCATTTTCTCCCAGAGAATAATCTTGTGTGGGTTGCATCGACTCCTGTTTATTAA